Proteins encoded together in one Cicer arietinum cultivar CDC Frontier isolate Library 1 chromosome 4, Cicar.CDCFrontier_v2.0, whole genome shotgun sequence window:
- the LOC101508972 gene encoding BAG family molecular chaperone regulator 2, producing the protein MMKMRNMTNNGGSGTEPRSMEWEMRPGGMLVQRRTVDSDPNPVPPPTIRVRVKYGSTYHEVNIGSQATFGELKKMLTGPTGLHHQDQKLFYKDKERDSKAFLDIVGVKDKSKLVLMEDPISQEKRYLEMRKNAIMEKAARSISQISLEVDRLAGQVIALETIISKGGKVVETDVLSLIEKLMNQLIKLDGIMVDGDVKLQRKMQVKRVQKYVETLDLLKIKNCNGSHAPMKKPQQNGKRLAPIQEQPQEMSNGHHRLQLNLEQQPQRNSNGNSLVFEQLQHKPSRNSSTSEVVVTTKWETFDSLPPLIPVNSTSSSSSSTNNSVHPKFNWEFFD; encoded by the exons ATGATGAAGATGAGGAACATGACTAATAACGGAGGTTCGGGAACCGAACCAAGAAGTATGGAATGGGAGATGAGACCAGGTGGGATGTTGGTTCAGCGCCGAACCGTAGACTCGGATCCAAACCCGGTTCCTCCACCGACAATTAGAGTTCGAGTTAAATATGGTTCAACCTATCACGAAGTCAACATTGGTTCACAAGCTACATTTG GGGAATTGAAGAAAATGCTAACTGGTCCAACCGGTTTACACCACCAAGACCAAAAGCTATTCTATAAAGACAAAGAAAGAGATTCAAAGGCATTTCTCGACATAGTAGGAGTCAAAGATAAATCCAAGTTAGTGTTAATGGAGGACCCTATTAGTCAAGAGAAGAGGTACTTGGAAATGAGAAAAAATGCAATCATGGAAAAAGCTGCAAGATCAATTTCACAAATTAGCTTGGAAGTAGATAGGCTTGCAGGGCag GTGATTGCTCTTGAGACAATAATTAGTAAAGGTGGGAAAGTTGTAGAGACGGATGTGCTTAGCTTGATTGAgaaattgatgaatcaattgattAAATTGGATGGTATAATGGTTGATGGGGATGTTAAATTACAGAGGAAAATGCAG GTAAAAAGAGTTCAAAAGTATGTTGAAACTTTGGATTTGTTGAAAATTAAGAATTGTAATGGGAGTCATGCCCCAATGAAGAAGCCTCAACAAAATGGGAAAAGACTAGCTCCAATTCAAGAACAACCACAAGAAATGTCAAATGGGCATCATAGATTACAACTAAATTTGGAACAACAACCTCAAAGGAACTCAAATGGGAATTCTTTAGTATTTGAGCAGCTTCAACACAAACCTTCTAGAAATTCTTCTACCTCAGAAGTTGTAGTTACTACAAAATGGGAGACATTTGATTCTCTACCACCATTAATTCCTGTCAATTCAACATCATCATCCAGCTCATCCACCAATAATTCAGTTCATCCAAAGTTCAATTGGGAATTCTTTGACTAA